The Bifidobacterium bifidum ATCC 29521 = JCM 1255 = DSM 20456 region GTCAGGAAGCTCATCAGCAGCTTGTCGAGGCAGTTGTGGTATTCGACGGCGGTGGCTTCGACGGTGGCGAGCTTCGAAAGGCTTTCCAACTCGTCCTGGTAATACCGGTAGTCGTCCACGCTGGCGGCGATCGTATCGTCACCGCCCGCATACATCTCGATATAGGCGCCCATCCGCGCCTCGACGGCGGTGCGGGCCGATGCCGCACGACCTTCGAGCATGGAGACGCGCGCCTCCAGGTCCTTGCCGATGCCGGCGATGATACGGTCGGCGAAGGTATCCCCCTGAGCCATACGCTGCGGCGCCCCCGCGCCGATGATCATGTGGGCGCGGGTCGTCGCATCCCCCAGACCGGAGAGACGCTGCTCATATGATTCGGCGAGCGCCTCCTCCACCTCGTCCGTCAGGAGAGTCCGTCCGTTCGTGACGGCTTTTGGCGAAACGTCCGCCGCTTCCCCATCGAGCGGCCGCGTCTGCGGTTGCGGCTGCGGCTGCGCGGCATGCTCGTCGAGCCATGCCTGCGCTGCGTTCACCGCCTGATCGGCGAGCTCGGCCTGCCGTTCGATGTCGATGCGCTGGCGCTGCGAGCGGTCGAGCTCCTTGGACAGCGACTCCTGCAACGTGTCGAGTTCGGCGAGCTTGGGATTGTTCCTGACCGAGGCGATGGTGCGTTCGATGTCGGCGATCGCCGCCTTCGCGCTGTTCTCGTCGATCTTCTCCCATGCGGTGTATGCGAGCTGGTCGGCGAGTTCGCGCTCTCGCTGCAGGCGGTCGGCCTGTTCCTTCGCGCTCGCGTACGATTGCGCGGTCTCGTCGCATTGGCGTTGCGCGTCCTGGATGCGCGTGCGCAGTTGCGCCAAATAGCTTTCGTTGACGAATCCGATGACCTGCTGACGGTCCTTGATGCCATGCTGGCCGCGTTTGCCGGATTTGATCTGCCCGTCGGCCTGCACCTGCCGCACGGCATGGTCGGAGTCGTCGATGCCGTCGACGCACAGGGCGTCGAGACGCTCGGAGCTGGTCTGCTCGCGCAGCCAGCCGGCGAACGGGGAATCCTCGCGGTAGCGTAGCTTCGAGGACAGCCACACCTCTCCGGCCGTTCCGCCGGTCGCACCCGTGTTCGCGCCGCCGGGCCCGTTCCCGGCTCCCCCGCGTTCGGTGTCGACGAACTGCCAGGTGCGCCGCGCCATGGCGTGCGGGTCGATGGCGCTGACCTTGGCTGCGAATCCACGCTCATGGCGCTTGTCGACGAGGATGGTCTGGGCCATGGATCCGTATGCGGCGTTCATGGCGAGGCGCCAATGCTCCTGATCCTCGCGCACGTCCATGAGCTCCGCGACGTACGGCAGTTCGCTCGGGCCCAGCCCGGTGGCCCGGCACAGCATGGCGCGGGTCTCGTCCATCTGGCGGGAGATGCGGGTGCGCTGCGATTTCTGGCGTTCATAATCGTCGTTCAGCCGCTGCAGCGTCTGCTTGACGGACGCGTGCGCGGCGTACGTCTGGTTGCGCATGTCGTCCAGCAGTCCCTTGCGCTGCTCATATGAGCGCATGAACGTCACGGCCTCGATGCGCCGCTCGTCCCACGCGTGCTCGTCTTTGGGGAACTCCTCGCCGGCCGCCTCGAACATGCGCCCGATGCGCTGTCTGCCGGCGGTGATGTCCGCCAGCGCGCGTTCCGCCTGCCGCATTTCCGCGTCGAGCCGTGTCAGGTCGCCGCCGTCGAGGCCTCGCATGCGCTCGCGCACCGCGTCGATGCGGGTGCGCAGGCTTTCGATGCGCTTGCCGGCAGCCCGCGCCTCACTGCGTCGCTCGTCACGCAGACGCCTGTCGAGCGGCTGCCGTTCGTTGACCTCGCCGATCATGCGGCGGATCGCCCATGCTCGGATCGTCGCCGAGCCGGACTTCGTGGCCGGGTTCACCGCGTCGAACGAGTGGACCGCGTCACGGGCCGACTCGTAGTCGTCATAGCTGGCGGTGATGGCACGCAACTTGCCCATGCGTCTGGTCTTTTCCTCCATGCTTCGGAAGTTCGCGTCGTAACGCTCGTAATCCTCCACGGTCGCACGGGCCAGGTCCAGCGCCTCGGGCACGCCCAGCACGCCCTGTTTGAAGATGTCGTCAAGGCGGGAGGGGGCGTCGGCCGACTGGATGCGGGCCAGCAGACGGCATGCCTCCGCGCTCAGGCCCATGACATCCCAAATATGGGTGTGGAACGCCTCGGCGTTCGGGAAGGTGACGCACCCCGGATACGTGGATTTCAGCTGCGTGGGCGTGAACGACGACTCGCGGAACACGTCCATGCGGCGCGGGTCGATCGGCTTGTCCCATGCCAGGTACAGCCGTCGGACGTCGCCGCGCCCGTCGCCGGGCATCAGATAGAGGAACTTGCCGCAGGACAGTATCTGACCGGTGGTGAAGTTGCGGTAGGTGTCGACGATCGCGCCCCATATGGACCGGGGCGCGCCGGACTCGTCCCGGCCGCGCAGGTACATCGGTTCGTCGACGCCGTCGGAGCCTCCCACGCCGATCATGCCGCGCAGGTAGGTGTAGTCGCTTCGTTCCGAACGCCCCGAATTCGACGCCTTGTTGAAGGGCGTGCCGGTCGGGTAGAGCAGCGATATCTGCGCATCGACCAGCGTCGACTTGCCGGATTCGCTCGCGCCGGCGAGCAACGTCACCGGCAGTTGCGAGTCCGTGGAGGGACGGAACTCATGGTAGCCCTCATAGGATCCCCAGTTGACGAGCCTCCTGCTTTCCATCATCCATCGGTCGGCGATCATCTGCATGTCCTTGCCGCTCATCGTCACTCCCCTTCCCGTGCAGTGCCGCCGTCCGAGGCGGTCTCGTCGTCAATGTCGCTGTCGTTCGCGCCATTGGCATCATCGGCGCCCTTGATGTCCTCGGCGGCGTCCGCATCGGCGTCATCATCGAACAGCGGAGCCTCGAACAGTTCGGCGTCGGGTCCCGCATCGTCCGAATCGCCATCGTCATCGGCGCCGCTCGCATCGGCGTTCGACGTATCGCCGGCTGCAGACCGCGAGCCGGCCGGGGCCATGTCACCGGCCGGCTCGTCATCGTCGTCCCGGTCCGCGACTGCGAGCCAGCTGTCCGCCAGCTGACGGTCCAGCACCACCGGCACCAGCGGCGTGATGCGGTACATCGTCTCGTCATCGTCGAGCTGCCTGAGATAGCCGTACGTGCACATGACGGACACGATCGCACCCACCTGCCTGAGCACGCCCTCCTCGTCGTTGCGCGAGGCGAGGTACCCGGCGCCGGTGGCGAGCGCCGCTCGGATCTCCTCGAAGCTGACCAGCCATTCGTCCGGCGCGACGTGGGCGTTCTCGTATTCGAGCACGCGGATGCGCAGGAACGCCAGCAGCGCCGCCTCCTCACGTTTGAGGCTCGCACGGGTCTTGAGCGCGCGCAGCGTCATGTCCGGCCCGCTCACCGCGGTGGCGTACATGACGCGGTAGTGCTCGTTGACGACCAGATCGAGCAGGTCGTTGTTGAGCGAACGGATGACCGCCGCGCGGTTGTCGAGCGCCAGGTCATAGAAACGTCCGCTGATGTAGCGCTCGCGTTTGAGCATGATCGCCACCATGCGCGCGTCGGCGGTCATGTCGCCCGTGTCGCCCTCGAACAGGGCGTATGGGTTGACCGCGCCTTCCGCGTCCGCGCCATCGTATTCGACGTCCACCGCACCCATGTCATCCGCGCCGGTACTGGCACTGTCGGTATCGGCACTGTCGGTATCGGCACTGTCGGTGCCGGTCATGTCGTCGTCAATCATGTCCATGTCCGCGTCCGGCTGGGCGGTGTCGTTCGTCAGGTCGCTCATGTCAGTCCTCCTTCACGATGTCGTGCAATTCATCCTCTTGTGCGAGCACTGGACCGGTGATCCAGTCCCTCGGGCTTCCGTCTGCCGATATGCAATGCCATGCGACACCGGCTCCGTCCCCGCAGCCGAGCTCTCCCAGGAAACCGACGAGCTCGCTTTCCTTCCGCTCGGCTTTCGGCAGCCCGTTGAAGCTGGCGACGATGTCGATGGCGCCGTTCCCGTCGTCCGCGTAGACGGGCGATTCGAGGATGAGCGCGGCCATGCGCCGCAGCCGCGGTCCCCCGTTGTCGATCATCGAACGCAGGTCGGGCGCGGTCGCATCGCCCGGTGTCTGCGGTACGGACAATCCCGGGGTGGTCGTTCGTACCATCGGGCGCGCGGGGCGCGACGGCAGCGGAGGGAACCTGCCGGCCGCGGTATCGGTCCGGTACGGTCTCGCATCGTCGCCCTGATGCGCCTTCGCGTCGGCGTTGACATGGGCATACAGACGGTTGAGCTTGCCGAGCATCGTGCGGTATCGGGTATCGGTCTGCTGTCGCACCAGACGGCTGATCGCCTCGTCGGATACGCGCATCTGGCGACGCACCGCCTCGATGCCGTCATAGATGCGCGAAAGCTCGGCACGCACCTGATCGAGCAGGACGCCGGACTCGCCGGCCAGATACGGCGTGTGGGCGATGTCGCGCAGGGCCGCGTCGATCTGCTGCCGTCCCTCGTCGGTGATGATCACCTGGAACGCGTCCTCGAAGCGTCTTCCGCTGTCGGACTCGCTGAAGGACCTGCGGTATTCGTCGTGGTACGAGGTCAGGATGTCGTCGACGCTCATGTCGCCCGCCTGCATGCGGCGGCGGAGCGCGTCACCGTTGTCCCGTTCGGTCAACACGAGTTCACGCAGGTCTATGGGCACGCCGCGCAGCGTGTTGTGAATCACTGCAATCACGTCCTCGACCTGCGATTCGGTGAGCGCCGCCTGCCGCTGACCGTGGCGTATCTGACGTATCTCGTGTTTGCGCGCCTTGATCTCCCGGTTGAGCAACGCCACGCGCTCGCCGGGGTCGGCGGTAAGCTGCATGCGCGCATGCTCGATCTCCATGATGATCGAGTTCGCCTGCGCGCCCGACAGCGTGCGGGAGTCATCCTCAAGCCGCGACAGCGCCTCGATCGCACGATGGGCGCGGGCGGTGAGACGGTACAGGAACCGGTGCGATGCGGCGTCATGCGAGTTGGCGAGCCATGCGTAATCGTCATCGCCCTCACGGGTCAGGTCGGCGAGGATGCGCCGGGAGGCGTCCGCGATGGTCTGATCCTCCCTGAGCTGGTATTCGCCGGAGTCGACGAGCCGGGACAGGCTTTGCGAGAAGCTTTCCTCCAGGGTCTCACGGGGCAGCTCGCCGGTCAACGGGTCGAAGGCCGCGCGGAGCAGCGCCACGTACATCATCGAATTCTGACGGAGCAGCAGTCTCAGCACGCCGGTTTCATAGACCGGCCTCAGCCGTTCCATCTCCCGTCGGATATCACCCACGAAAGGCCTCGCTTTCCACTCGTCCTGGCTCGGCGCGCGTCACGTTCGCCGGACAAACCACGCTAGCACAAGACGGCGCTATCGGCGTCTCCCGTCGCGTCACCGCCACGGAGAACGCGGCCGCGGCCACTGGTACGCTCACTGCACGAGACCGCGCAGCAGGGCGATCTCCTCGCGATGCGTGGTCTCGGTCAGTTCCTTGGTTTCGAGGATCATCGGCAGCCGTGACAGACGCGGGTCGTTGACCATTCTGGTGAAGAACGGGATGCCGAGGCGACCGTCGCCGATGTTGGCGTGGCGGTCCTTGTGCGATGACAGGCCGAACTGGGAGTCGTTGACGTGCACCGCCTTGACGCGTTCGAGCCCGATGACGTCGTCCAGCTGCCGCATCACGCCGTCGAAGTCGTTCACCAGATCATAACCGGCGTCCAGCACATGGCACGTGTCGACGGTGACGCCCACGTTCGCCTTGTCATCGACGCCGTCGATGATGGTCGCCAGCTCCTCGAAGTTTCGCCCGCATTCGGTGCCCTTGCCCGCCATCGTCTCCAGCAGCACCATGATGCCCGGCTCCAGCCCGAACACGCGGTTGAGGCCGTCGCTGATCAGAGAGCATCCGCGATCGGGCCCTTGCCCCACGTGCGCGCCGGGATGGATGTTGATGTATATCTCCTGCCCGGTCTCACGGATCGGCGTCAGCAGTCGGATGTCCTCGGCGAGCGCCCGTATGGCGAACTCGCGCTTGTCGGGATCCTTGCCGGCGAGGTTGTAGACGTAGGGAGCGTGGACGACGAGCGGGCCGTAATGCTCGGCCGTCAGCTGCCGCGCGAATGCGTCGGCCTCGGACGGGTTGAGCGCCTTGGATGGCCGCCCGTACGGCGAGCGCGGGAAGAACGCGAATGTGGTGCCGTGTTCCTCATGCGAGCGTTTCAGCAGCGCACTCCACCCGCCTGCCGTGGACAGGTGCGATCCGATATACAGTTCCTTCATCCGTGTTGTCCCTTCATTCGTATCGTTTCCCGGCGATGGTTCCCGGCTGTCGTGGCGGGTCGGCGCCGTTTTCATTTCGCCGCAGTCGCATCCTCAAGATAATCGCGCAGCACCAGGGCATGATTGACCTGAGGGTCCTTGGCGGCGTACAGCAAGGTCACGTCGGGATACTCCGCGCAGATGCGCAGCAGTTCCTCGGCAGCAGCGTTGGCATCGAGCTCCGCGATGTATTGGGCGCGAAATTCCGCGAATCTGGCGAGATCGTGCCCGAACCACTTGCGCAGCTGGGGAGAGGGGGCGACGTCCTTCATCCACAGGTCCAATGCCGCGCGCTCCTTCGTCATGCCGCGAGGCCACAGACGGTCGACCAGCACGCGATACCCGTCCGGCGCCTCCGGCGACTCATATATCCGTTTGATTGCGATGCCCATGCGTCCCATGATTGGCTTGCGCCCGCGGGATGTCAAGCGTACATAACGCAACGGGATGCCAAAACTTGGAGATACGACCGTTTTCGGTGGGAAAGGCCCCCTATCTGCGAGTTTTGGCATCCTGCCGCACGACCCGCCCCCCCTGATACGGTGTTAGGTGTTATCCTTGCCCGTACCCGACGGGCAAACGAACGAGAGGAATCGCCATGAACACCATCGAGACCGAACGACTGCTGCTGCGCCCTTGGAAGGTCGATGACGCGGCTGAGGCGGCATCGCTGTTCCGGTATGCCAGCGATCCGGAAATCGGGCTGAGATGCGGCTGGCCGCCACACACCAGCGTCGAAGGCAGCATGCATGACATACGCAATATCCTCGCGGTCGAAAACAACTGGGCCATTACCATCAAGGGCGGCGCGCCGAACAGCAACGCGCCTGTGGGCAGCATCGCGCTCATGCCCGTCAGCCACTACACCGCCGACGCCGTTGCCTCCGATCCTGAACTCACCAAACGCTACGGCAAGTACCTTGGCGACAACGCGCTGGAAGTCGGATACTGGATCGGCCGGCCGTTCTGGGGTAAGGGATACATGCCCGAAGCATTGACCGCCGTGCTCGGCTACGCCTTCGACACGCTGCGCAAGGACGCGGTATGGGGCGGCCACTTCGCCGAGAACACGCAATCCGAGCGAGTTCAGGCCAAGTGCGGCCTGCACGTCGTCGCCGAGTCGAAACAGGATTACTACCCGCTCATCGACCGTCATTATGACCGCGTCTACCGCATCATCACCGCGGGCGAATGGCGCGATGCCGAACACCGGCAGATGGCGAGGATGATCGCCTGATTCACGAACGGGCGTCTCTGCCAACGGCATATAATGCAAGACATGACAACCCGCATTGTTCCCATCGAGCCGCAGTGGTTCATGCAGAAGGCCGAAGTCCAATCGCGTACATGGCGCGAGCTCAATCAGGGGCATATCCCGCAGGACATCGTGGATGCGATCACCCCGGCATTCGCACTCAAGCTGACCCGTGGCCACGCCGCCGACCCCAACCAGGTTGTGCTGATCGCGTTGGCTGACGACCGTGTGGTCGGATTCATCGAACTGCTGCGCACTCCGCGGTCCCCGATCAATCGGCCCGAGGCCGCGGAACTGGCGTCATTGTACGTGTTGGAATCCGAGCATCGCCACGGAGTCGGCCGCGCTCTGGTCGAAGCCGGACGGCAGGCAGTCGGCAACGACCGGCTCGTCTTGTGGGTCGTCGGTTTCAACACCAACGCTCAGGGATTCTACCGACACATCGGATTCCACGAGACCGGACTGACCCAGACCGAGGATATGGGGCCGGAACTCGAAATGATCAACTACTAGCCGGCCGCTGGTCCAGCTGTCGTTCAAGCTGCTGTGCAAGACGCTGAACGTGAATGCGAGTGGCCTCGTTGGCGAAGTCTGCGCACGTCTTGCTGCCGTACAGCGCCGCTCCACACGGATCGGCAAAGCGTGGGTCGCCGCACAGAGCGGAGCGGACGACGCCGAGCGTGTCTGACAACGGCATGGCGGCCTGTTCTTCCGCATCCTGCGGCACTTGGGCCTTGATGTTCTTGTCCATAATCTGCGCGGCCAGCCGTTGCGCTTCCGGCGAATCCGACGTGACTCCCGTATCGAACAACCGCCTCCATTGCTCGGCATCGGCGAGCATGGAATCCTGCGACTGCCTCAGTCGGCTTTCGCGAATCCGTGAGAGCCGACTGCGCTCCTCCGCATCCAGCCGCGCCCATCGCTCGGCGGCTGCGACGCTGCCAACAGGATAGATCTTTACGCGGCATCAACCGCAAGACGCGACACGCGACGAGTCGAAAGATTTCGCCGTTCTCCCCCGATCCGAGACGAGAACACCGAACAAATATCATTCCCCTCCCGGCATGACCGACAATCAGATCATGCGGACCGTACCACACCAGGCCATTTTCACCCGAATATGACGTGGTGTGGCACGCAGCGAAATAACGGCGAAAGACGGCGAATGACAAAACGTTGCAAAATGGCGGTTCCGATAAATCAACGCTGGCCACACCAGCGAATGTTAAGGAAAACATCGCATTGTGTGGCAGAACCGTTGCCACACAATGCCGATCTGGGTCATTTTCGCGCTGGTGTGGCCATGCGCTCCTCATTCAGGTCTCAGCGTGACAATACTCGCGCACAGTGATGGGATTCACTCGAACAGCGTCACCCAGTCGGGGTCGCGATGGCCGCGCGAGTATCGAGTTTCGGCGTCGGGTATCCGGCGCTGAGCAGCCGGCGCATCTCTTCGGCCGGCACGTCGGCCTGCATGGCGAGCATGTCGACCGCTATCGCGCGGATGCGCTCGTAACGCTCCCGGTCGAAGGGATCCTTGCAGTACGCCAATCCGGTCTGGGCCAGTGCCTGCAGCTCTCTGGCCTGCTCCAGCAACGTGCGGCCTGCGGCGATCATGGTCCGTCCATCCTCCCATCGCAAGGTCTCATATCCGTCTAAGCTCAGCCATTACGACGTAATTGACCGTCGGCATGCTGACCGTCAGCATGCCGATTCCCGACTCAGTTTCCATCATGCGTACCACTCGGGCCGTCTCAGTCCCAGAAACGGACGCCGCTTGCGGGCCACCGCGGTCTGAGAAAGATCGATGTCGGCAATGAAAGGAGGATGCCGGCAAGGATCTCGGCATCCTCAACCTAGCCACCACGCTCGGCCAGGCGGTGGGGCCCTCCATCACCTCGGCGGTCAAGACCGTGACCGGCACCTTTACGGCGGCATTTGCCATATCCATCGTCATGGCCCTGTGCGCGGCCGGCTTCGTGCTGAGCCTTCGAAAAGTGCGATAGCCGTGACGGCTTGGATGAGATTCGAGAACTACGTTCTGATCACGCCTTGCCACCCATCATGTCAATCGTGCGCCCGTCACCTGCCATTATCGTCGAAAACAGCAGGCCCGGACTGACTGTAAGGTGATTGAGCAGCTGGACATCAGCTTCGGTTCTTGAATCACAGCGGCTTGACGAAATCCTCGCCGTTGAAACAGCCGGCGATGACGTTGCATTCGACGACGAGTCGCGGATCGATGGCGAGCGTATGATATGAATCTTCGATCGCCGTCTCATGCTCGATGAGCTCGGCGCGACCGCCATGCGCGGCGACAAATTGCCTGATCACCTCATACTTGCTGTTCATAGCCGTCTGCCGTCTTGTTTGCCATTGAGTCCAACAGTCGCACGACCTTGAAATGCTCGAACACCACAAGAGAGTCATCGTTCAGCGGAAAATCCGGGTCAGCGAACTCGTTGCGGTATTCCGGCGCGTTCCAGAAGGACTCGTGGGTATGCCTCCACGCGGCAGCCGTGGTGTCGCCCTCGCCCTCATCGATGGCGTGCCGGTCGGTGATCTTCCCAAGCGGAATAACATCAACCGCGGTGGTGACGAGTATGGCCACCGGCCGTTCACTGGAATCCACCAGTGCCGAGCGTTCGCCGACCTGCGGCAGCGGTTCATCATCCTCTTCGTATTCAATCATCAATGCGGCGGTCGCGGTCTTCGTTCCGGCAAGAATGAGCCCTACCAGACGGTCACGTTCAGGTCCGGGGAACATGAATTCCGCCTTGGGCAGGTTCCCTGGTTCGGGTGCCGTGCTGATGCGTGTATAGTATTCCAGCCCATCCTCGTGATCGATGCGAGCCCCGCAATGCTGCTGCACCGCAAGACTTGCCCGGTTGTCCTTATGAACGCTCAGGTACGCCTCGTCAATGCCGAGCTCACGCGCCTTGTCGAGCGTGAGCCGCAAGCCGACTGTGGCATATCCACGGCCGCGATATTGAGGGGCGATGCCATAGCCTATATGCCCGGCTCCGACACGCAGATTGTCGTTCAGGCGATGCCGCAAATTGAAGATTCCCACATACGCACCCTCATCATTGATGAGAACGTACTTGCTGCTCGGCACCCAGCCAGGCTGCAGCCCGATGCCACGCGATTGTTCTTCAAGCTCATGCACATACACGGCGAACCGCTCGCGGTCCATGCCGGCCGCCTGGTTCTCGAACCCGTTCTCGTCCGCCGGAAACTCAGAGAACAGCTCAAACGTCCGCTCCGGATCCGCCCGCCACACTTCCGTCAACCGCATTCTCGCCCTTTCGTTTCCGCCATACTAGCCCACCCGGATAACAGGGTGCGGACGTTTTCTTGGAGACTGGGCGAAAGGATATCATATGTCCGTTGCCGGGCGGCATGCGGCGGAAGCGGGCCGCCGAACTGTTCGGCGCGGGTGCCGGCCTGCGGCGCCTGTCGGACAGGGAGAAGACCCTGTTGATCGACCGGTTGAGGCCGGCGTGTTCGCTCGGCTCGATGACATGCTTGCCCGGCCTGCGCGTCCGGGCGGCCGGGGCGTTCACCGCTTCCGAGGGCGGGTACGGGTACCGAAGGGTCAAGGCCATGCTCCGAACCCGCGTCTCGGAGAAGGTGCTCCGCAGCCCCATGCCATAACCTGCACCGTCCAAGCCGGCGAAAACCACACCATCATCACCATCGATAGCACCACCAGACCTCCAGAAAACGCCGCGGACGCAGAGGACCTGATCCAGCCGTTCCACCGCGGCGACGACACCCGCATGGCCAACAGGCCCGGGCACGGACTCGGCCTGTCCATCGCCAAGGCATGCACCGACGCCATGCAGGCCACGCTCGCCGTCAGCAGGCCCTCACCCGGCACCTTCCGAGCCGAAATCAAGCTACCGAACAGGCCGACGCAGCGCCATTGCCCGCAGCAGAAGGAACATGGACACCGCCCTCATGCCAGGCAATAGGCATAATCCTCCTCATTCAGCCCCGTTTGCATCGTCCCCGCGACGTGTGTGGCGGTCGCAGTTAGACATTCTCGGCGCACAGATTCTTATCATAGACTGGACGAATGTGTAAAAGATTCGCGCTCGACCTGGATTGGGACGCCATCGCGGCGCAATTCTCGGTGGCCGAGGAAGACGTGCGCGGCGACGTTCTCCCCCGCCCCTCGTACAACATCGCCCCAACGCAGAACATCGCCGTCATCGCGCAGGGCAAAGACGGGCATCGACACCTGACCGGCGCATACTGGTCGCTGATTCCCAGCTGGAGTCCTGGCAAGACCTTGCCCTACCCCACCTACAACGCGCGGGTGGAATCCGCTCACGTCAAATCCACCTTCGCGGAATCGACCCGCTCCCGGCGCACGATCATTCCGGCGTCGGGGTATTACGAGTGGAGGGGGCGGCGCCCGTTCTATTTCAGCCCGGAGATGGAATCGACGGCGCTTGCGATGGCCGGGCTGTATTCGTGGCGGCGGCCTTCCGCGGCATCCCTATGGCAGCTGACGGCGACGATTCTCACGTGCCCTGCGGTGGATGGGCCGGCGACGGTGCATGACCGTATGCCGCTGCTGGTGCCGGCCGGTATGACGTCCGAGTGGCTGGATCCTTCAATCGACGGCGCCCGTCTGCTCGCGCCGATGCGCAAGGCCGGTGCCGAGCTGTCCGCGCGGCTGCATTTCCATGAGGTCGCTCCGCCGGAGGGCGACGGGCCGAGCCTGATCCGTCCAATCAACCGCGAGGAGCCCATGCGGCTGTTCTAGTTCTGCCGCAGATCGGCGCTTCTTCCCCGATACGGTTGAGCGCACGGCCGGCACGGGCAGCCTCCGCCGACAGGCTGAGCCGCGGCGGACGACGGAGCCGCGTGTAGACGAACGCAACAGGCGTTTGCGTCCTTAAGTGCGCGCCGAAACGACGACCGCGCGCACTTAGGAACGCAAACAGGGCCATTTGCGTTGCTATGTGCGCGCACTTGCCGGTTCGGCGCGCACTTAGGAACGCAAACGCACGGAAACCGCGACTCATCGTCGACAGCCCAAGCCGACTCCGCCATTTTCACCGGCCCAGCCGGCCCAACCAATCCGTCATCTTACACCGGCCCGACCAACGGTGGGCATATACCCTGACACAGGAACATTCGGTGAAAGCCAACGGAGGGGGATTCATGGACGTGTCGGACGTCATCGCGCGGCGGGAGTTCATGCCGACGTACATCTGGCTGGATGTGGCGTTTCTGATTGGTTTCGCGGCGTTGCTGGTGTGGCGTCGCAAATACATGACGCTGCTGGTCGGACTGGTGATGGGCGGCGTGTATTTCGCCGTGGGCTACGGCGCGTTCAATCTGCTGACGCATTCACGTTCGATCAGCGGCGGCAGCACGTTCTGGGTGCTGCTGTGGATGAGCGTAAGTTATGGGTTCACGAACTTCTCATGGCTGTGGTTGCGGCTGAGCCGCGACCGCCATCTGGCGGAATGGTCGATGCTGATTCTCGTCTGGTGGTTCTGCTGCCCGTTGATGTCGCAGACGTTTACGGCCCGGTTCGCGTCCGGCATGCAGCCGATTGTCATCCAACGCACGACGGGCGCGTACCACGGGTGGATGGCCGTCA contains the following coding sequences:
- a CDS encoding DUF4194 domain-containing protein; translation: MSDLTNDTAQPDADMDMIDDDMTGTDSADTDSADTDSASTGADDMGAVDVEYDGADAEGAVNPYALFEGDTGDMTADARMVAIMLKRERYISGRFYDLALDNRAAVIRSLNNDLLDLVVNEHYRVMYATAVSGPDMTLRALKTRASLKREEAALLAFLRIRVLEYENAHVAPDEWLVSFEEIRAALATGAGYLASRNDEEGVLRQVGAIVSVMCTYGYLRQLDDDETMYRITPLVPVVLDRQLADSWLAVADRDDDDEPAGDMAPAGSRSAAGDTSNADASGADDDGDSDDAGPDAELFEAPLFDDDADADAAEDIKGADDANGANDSDIDDETASDGGTAREGE
- a CDS encoding DUF3375 domain-containing protein, which gives rise to MGDIRREMERLRPVYETGVLRLLLRQNSMMYVALLRAAFDPLTGELPRETLEESFSQSLSRLVDSGEYQLREDQTIADASRRILADLTREGDDDYAWLANSHDAASHRFLYRLTARAHRAIEALSRLEDDSRTLSGAQANSIIMEIEHARMQLTADPGERVALLNREIKARKHEIRQIRHGQRQAALTESQVEDVIAVIHNTLRGVPIDLRELVLTERDNGDALRRRMQAGDMSVDDILTSYHDEYRRSFSESDSGRRFEDAFQVIITDEGRQQIDAALRDIAHTPYLAGESGVLLDQVRAELSRIYDGIEAVRRQMRVSDEAISRLVRQQTDTRYRTMLGKLNRLYAHVNADAKAHQGDDARPYRTDTAAGRFPPLPSRPARPMVRTTTPGLSVPQTPGDATAPDLRSMIDNGGPRLRRMAALILESPVYADDGNGAIDIVASFNGLPKAERKESELVGFLGELGCGDGAGVAWHCISADGSPRDWITGPVLAQEDELHDIVKED
- a CDS encoding DUF488 domain-containing protein, which gives rise to MGIAIKRIYESPEAPDGYRVLVDRLWPRGMTKERAALDLWMKDVAPSPQLRKWFGHDLARFAEFRAQYIAELDANAAAEELLRICAEYPDVTLLYAAKDPQVNHALVLRDYLEDATAAK
- a CDS encoding ATP-binding protein: MSGKDMQMIADRWMMESRRLVNWGSYEGYHEFRPSTDSQLPVTLLAGASESGKSTLVDAQISLLYPTGTPFNKASNSGRSERSDYTYLRGMIGVGGSDGVDEPMYLRGRDESGAPRSIWGAIVDTYRNFTTGQILSCGKFLYLMPGDGRGDVRRLYLAWDKPIDPRRMDVFRESSFTPTQLKSTYPGCVTFPNAEAFHTHIWDVMGLSAEACRLLARIQSADAPSRLDDIFKQGVLGVPEALDLARATVEDYERYDANFRSMEEKTRRMGKLRAITASYDDYESARDAVHSFDAVNPATKSGSATIRAWAIRRMIGEVNERQPLDRRLRDERRSEARAAGKRIESLRTRIDAVRERMRGLDGGDLTRLDAEMRQAERALADITAGRQRIGRMFEAAGEEFPKDEHAWDERRIEAVTFMRSYEQRKGLLDDMRNQTYAAHASVKQTLQRLNDDYERQKSQRTRISRQMDETRAMLCRATGLGPSELPYVAELMDVREDQEHWRLAMNAAYGSMAQTILVDKRHERGFAAKVSAIDPHAMARRTWQFVDTERGGAGNGPGGANTGATGGTAGEVWLSSKLRYREDSPFAGWLREQTSSERLDALCVDGIDDSDHAVRQVQADGQIKSGKRGQHGIKDRQQVIGFVNESYLAQLRTRIQDAQRQCDETAQSYASAKEQADRLQRERELADQLAYTAWEKIDENSAKAAIADIERTIASVRNNPKLAELDTLQESLSKELDRSQRQRIDIERQAELADQAVNAAQAWLDEHAAQPQPQPQTRPLDGEAADVSPKAVTNGRTLLTDEVEEALAESYEQRLSGLGDATTRAHMIIGAGAPQRMAQGDTFADRIIAGIGKDLEARVSMLEGRAASARTAVEARMGAYIEMYAGGDDTIAASVDDYRYYQDELESLSKLATVEATAVEYHNCLDKLLMSFLTIKRAIDTDAGDIHDQLERINAMLDGQQFGPHHGSLSLHADVRRPERAFWSALTRVIGTLNDRKAAQTDDDLDGARCAFASCAAMIDMLRREIGQIRDVNGVKSYGARNLDPRCRSSFYALVRHSDGQVERITSTGGRSGGALQELTSFVYGAALIYLLGGGMDNKLKPSYTTLFLDEALIKADGRYTRRALSVLPRLGFQVIVSAPESKTGEILEVSTKAYVTRKDPDTGYTTLHEARLDGIDETEGADEPEGTVESDDAAE
- a CDS encoding deoxyribonuclease IV — translated: MKELYIGSHLSTAGGWSALLKRSHEEHGTTFAFFPRSPYGRPSKALNPSEADAFARQLTAEHYGPLVVHAPYVYNLAGKDPDKREFAIRALAEDIRLLTPIRETGQEIYINIHPGAHVGQGPDRGCSLISDGLNRVFGLEPGIMVLLETMAGKGTECGRNFEELATIIDGVDDKANVGVTVDTCHVLDAGYDLVNDFDGVMRQLDDVIGLERVKAVHVNDSQFGLSSHKDRHANIGDGRLGIPFFTRMVNDPRLSRLPMILETKELTETTHREEIALLRGLVQ